In Arachis stenosperma cultivar V10309 chromosome 1, arast.V10309.gnm1.PFL2, whole genome shotgun sequence, one DNA window encodes the following:
- the LOC130974278 gene encoding putative serine/threonine-protein kinase-like protein CCR3 yields MKTTPPPSCSYHTHSFFLTVILIITAANAIGSASTTAVIYASSTVCAIVAGNINQYIHCYQQNQHKNSHYYYGDVAPVDEVVPHVSFESISGGQSFFCGLRSGGLSLLCWDVDGGASVLVPKRIFHSKIVQLTDLTVGDSQVCARESQSGVVRCWRGGRIENGFKFYSPGKDLRFKSITSGSGFSCGVLMDNGKVHCWGNNISSQIQAQFDNISMSKVIAGVSHVCGLTIYDGFLICKGNNDSGQLGPNLNSSSYYSEFSGLALGEDFTCGIRRKNGFVLCWGGAEDTKKFDLFNDVSFESIVAGLDFVCGVTTMNLSLICWGPGWSNNNGTNYEIPLGIVLPSPCVRAGCDSSCASYPNSDYLCHGSGTICYSCHDSQIPLAMPLILPPPLPSSTQVSNVHHKNMRVILVILIVGSIGAFSGLCTILYFLWIGAKRLFLKKRDVDNSEQPQRSDDSDDDDDDAYIELAPLPANRASNATLGSLKRHRSVGSSSSSKHNLDKIENFSLHELVIATDNFSNDNKIGSGSFGSVYKGKLADDREVAIKRGDIVSSTKKKFQEKEIAFDSELSLLSRLHHKHLVRLIGFCEENEERLLVYEYMSNGSIHEHLHNKNNVEKNSSILNSWKMRIKIALDAARGIEYIHNYAVPPIIHRDIKSSNILLDSNWNAKVSDFGLSLIWPETEQDSTPIKAVGTVGYIDPEYYELNVLTTKSDVYGLGVVMLELLTGKRVVFKLDDESSPVGIVEYARPKITKGELCSILDYRIEKPNVNELEALKIMTFIAIHCVNLEGKERPEMAEVVANLERALAFLEGSSSTSLSIVSCSKSGHKI; encoded by the exons ATGAAGACAACACCACCACCCTCTTGTTCTTATCACACACACTCCTTCTTCTTAACCGTCATTCTCATCATAACCGCCGCAAATGCCATCGGCTCCGCATCCACCACCGCCGTCATCTACGCCTCATCTACAGTCTGCGCCATCGTTGCCGGCAACATCAACCAATACATCCACTGCTACCAACAAAACCAGCACAAGAATTCTCATTATTATTATGGAGATGTTGCACCGGTGGATGAGGTGGTTCCACACGTGTCCTTTGAATCCATCTCCGGCGGTCAAAGCTTCTTCTGCGGTCTCCGGTCCGGTGGACTCAGCCTTCTTTGTTGGGACGTGGACGGCGGAGCATCGGTGTTGGTGCCGAAGAGGATCTTCCACAGTAAAATAGTGCAGTTAACCGATCTAACTGTTGGTGATTCTCAG GTTTGTGCTAGAGAGTCTCAATCTGGTGTGGTAAGGTGTTGGAGAGGAGGCCGCATTGAAAATGGATTCAAATTTTACTCACCTGGTAAGGACCTTAGGTTCAAAAGCATCACTTCAGGGTCTGGTTTCTCTTGTGGGGTATTAATGGATAATGGAAAGGTTCATTGTTGGGGTAACAACATTAGTAGTCAAATTCAAGCACAATTTGATAATATTTCTATGTCAAAGGTGATTGCTGGGGTGTCACATGTTTGTGGCTTAACAATCTATGATGGGTTCTTAATTTGCAAAGGGAACAATGATTCAGGCCAATTGGGTCCTAATTTAAATTCAAGTTCTTATTATTCAGAGTTTTCAGGACTTGCATTGGGAGAAGATTTCACTTGTGGTATTAGAAGAAAAAATGGATTTGTCCTATGTTGGGGTGGTGCTGAAGATACCAAAAAGTTTGATTTGTTTAATGATGTTTCTTTCGAGTCAATTGTAGCTGGTTTGGATTTTGTTTGTGGGGTAACAACCATGAATTTGTCTTTGATTTGTTGGGGTCCTGGTTGGTCTAATAATAATGGTACTAATTATGAGATTCCATTGGGAATTGTTCTTCCTAGTCCATGTGTTAGAGCTGGTTGTGATTCTTCTTGTGCTTCATATCCAAATTCTGATTATTTGTGTCATGGTTCTGGAACTATTTGCTATTCATGTCATGACAGTCAAATTCCACTAGCTATGCCATTGATTCTACCACCACCACTACCATCGTCAACACAGGTTTCTAATGTTCATCACAAAAACATGAGGGTGATTTTGGTCATTTTGATTGTTGGATCAATTGGTGCTTTTTCTGGTTTATGCACTATTCTTTATTTCCTTTGGATTGGAGCTAAAAGACTATTCTTAAAGAAGAGAGATGTTGATAATTCAGAGCAACCTCAAAGAAGTGATGattctgatgatgatgatgatgatgcctATATTGAATTGGCTCCACTGCCGGCGAATCGCGCATCAAATGCAACATTAGGATCACTGAAGAGACATAGGAGTGTTGGTAGTTCATCGTCATCAAAGCATAATTTGGATaagattgaaaatttttcattaCATGAATTAGTCATAGCCACTGATAATTTTTCAAATGATAACAAGATAGGTTCTGGAAGCTTTGGCTCTGTATACAAAGGGAAGCTAGCCGATGATCGCGAAGTTGCCATCAAGAGAGGAGATATTGTTTCTAGCACAAAGAAGAAATTCCAAGAGAAGGAAATTGCATTTGATTCAGAATTGTCATTGTTATCGCGGCTTCATCACAAGCATCTTGTGAGACTAATAGGTTTCTGTGAGGAGAATGAAGAGAGGCTCTTGGTTTATGAGTACATGAGCAATGGATCAATCCATGAACATTTACATAACAAGAACAATGTTGAGAAAAATAGTAGCATTTTGAATTCTTGGAAGATGAGGATCAAAATTGCATTGGATGCTGCCAGGGGAATTGAGTACATTCACAACTATGCTGTTCCACCAATTATCCATAGAGATATCAAATCCTCAAATATACTATTGGACTCAAATTGGAATGCTAAGGTTTCTGATTTCGGATTGTCCCTTATTTGGCCGGAGACGGAACAAGATTCGACTCCTATAAAGGCGGTTGGCACAGTTGGTTACATAGATCCGGAATACTATGAATTGAATGTGTTAACAACAAAAAGTGATGTGTATGGTTTAGGAGTGGTTATGTTGGAGCTTCTAACGGGAAAAAGAGTTGTGTTCAAATTAGATGACGAGAGTAGTCCTGTGGGAATAGTAGAATATGCAAGgccaaaaataacaaaaggggAATTATGCAGTATTTTGGACTATAGAATTGAAAAACCTAATGTTAACGAGCTTGAGGCTCTTAAGATTATGACTTTCATTGCTATACATTGTGTGAATTTAGAGGGAAAAGAAAGGCCTGAAATGGCTGAAGTTGTTGCTAACTTAGAGAGGGCATTGGCTTTTTTGGAGGGTAGTTCTAGTACCAGCCTCTCTATTGTTTCATGTTCAAAATCGGGTCACAAAATTTGA